From the genome of Hyperolius riggenbachi isolate aHypRig1 chromosome 9, aHypRig1.pri, whole genome shotgun sequence, one region includes:
- the UQCRC1 gene encoding cytochrome b-c1 complex subunit 1, mitochondrial, producing MAASVCRAGREATKAFLGSRSPVVLGVKSNLRAVSYAQALSNVPDTQISTLDNGLRVASEESNQPTCTVGVWIGAGSRYETPKTNGAGFLVEHLAFKGTKKRPQAALEQEVESMGAHLSTYTTREQTAIYIKALSKDLPKAVEILADVVQNNSLEDAQVEAARQVMLREMQEIEHDSQEVCFDYLHATAYQGTPLSQTIIGPSTNAKRFTRADLLEYINLNFKAPRMVLAGAGGIDHKELCELAQRHFGGLSTEYEKDAIPVPAPCRFTGSCVTARNDDLPLAHVAIAVEGPGWNSKDNVALALANTIISNYDVTYGGGKNLSSNVARAAAEYKLCQSFQSFHIRYSDTGLLGMHFASDKHSIEDMLHVAQAEWMRLCTSATDSELVQAKKALKHSLLAQLDGTTPVCEDIGRQVLAYGQRIPLEEWNARIDAVTAKSLREVCMKYIYDKCPAVAAVGPVEQLPDYNRIRSAMYWLRF from the exons CCCGTGGTGTTGGGTGTGAAGAGCAATCTCCGTGCCGTGTCCTATGCTCAGGCTTTAAGTAACGTTCCCGACACACAGATCAGCACTTTGGACAATGGACTACGCGTTGCCTCTGAGGAATCCAACCAACCAACCTGCACA GTGGGCGTGTGGATCGGTGCCGGAAGCCGCTATGAAACCCCTAAAACTAATGGAGCCGGGTTTCTTGTGGAGCATCTGGCATTCAAG GGAACCAAGAAGCGTCCCCAGGCTGCCCTGGAGCAAGAGGTGGAGAGCATGGGGGCCCATCTGAGCACCTACACCACCCGGGAGCAGACGGCCATCTACATAAAGGCGCTGTCCAAGGATCTTCCTAAAG CGGTGGAGATCCTGGCGGATGTGGTGCAGAATAACAGTCTGGAGGATGCTCAGGTGGAGGCGGCCAGGCAGGTGATGCTCAGAGAGATGCAGGAGATTGAGCACGACTCCCAGGAAGTCTGTTTCGATTACCTCCACGCCACAGCCTATCAGGGCACTCCTCTCAGCCAAACCATCATCGGTCCTTCCACAAATGCCAA GAGGTTTACTCGGGCTGATCTTCTGGAGTACATCAACTTAAATTTTAAGGCTCCCCGTATGGTGCTGGCAGGAGCTGGAG GAATAGACCACAAGGAGTTATGTGAACTTGCCCAGCGACACTTCGGAGGCCTCTCCACCGAGTATGAGAAAGATGCCATCCCTGTGCCGGCCCCCTGCAGGTTCACAGGCAGCTGT GTAACTGCCCGCAATGACGACTTACCTCTGGCTCATGTTGCCATAGCAGTAGAGGGCCCCGGATGGAACAGCAAAGATAACGTGGCTTTGGCTTTAGCCAATACCATTATCAGCAACTATGATGTGACCTATGGCGGTGGGAAG AATCTGTCCAGCAATGTGGCACGGGCTGCAGCGGAGTACAAGCTCTGCCAGAGTTTCCAGTCCTTCCACATCCGCTACTCAGACACAGGACTGCTGGGGATGCACTTTGCCTCTGATAAACACAGCATAGAAGACATGCTGCACGTCGCTCAGGCAGAATG GATGCGCCTTTGCACCAGCGCGACAGACAGCGAGCTGGTCCAGGCTAAGAAGGCACTGAAGCACTCTCTGCTTGCCCAGTTAGACG GAACAACCCCTGTGTGTGAGGACATCGGCCGCCAAGTCCTTGCCTATGGGCAGCGGATTCCACTGGAGGAATGGAACGCCAGAATTGAT GCTGTCACTGCAAAGTCCCTGAGGGAGGTCTGCATGAAGTACATCTATGACAAATGCCCCGCTGTCGCCGCAGTCG GCCCAGTTGAGCAGCTTCCCGACTATAACCGCATCCGCAGTGCCATGTACTGGCTGCGTTTCTAA